The genomic stretch atctcaaaagtcttggtttagcgtcctttttggttaggaggtacctaatggcggcgtggtcagtgtatatgattattttggctcctaccaggtaagaacggaatttgtctaatgcgaatacgacagctaataattctttttctgtcgtggcataattcatctgagcttcgtctagggttctactcgcatagtatatgacatgtagtttcttatcctttctttgtcctagaacggctcctacagcataatcacttgcgtcacacattatttcgaaaggctcattccagtcgggaggttgcataattggcgcagagatcaatgcttgtttaagcgtttgcaatgcttcagtgcatttatcggtgaaaataaatttggcgtctttcatgagtagttcagttaagggtttggttattttagagaaatccttaatgaagcgtcggtaaaaaccagcatgtcccagaaaacttcttatttctctaacggttttgggaggttgaaggttttcgataatttcgatttttgctttatcaacttcgattcctctatcggatacgatgtgtccaagtacaattccttgtcgaaccatgaaatggcatttttcccaattaaggactaggtttacgcttacgcatcgtctaagcaccatttcaaggttttctaaacatgtttcaaaacttcctccacagacagagaagtcgtccataaagacctccattattccatctaggaagtcggcaaatattgccatcatgcatctttggaaggtcgcgggtgcattgcagagtccaaaaggcattcgtctataagcgaatgtaccataaggacaggtgaatgtggtcttctcttggtcgtcagggtggataggaatttggaaaaatccggagtatccatccagataacagaaatgtgagtgtttagctaagcgttcgagcatttgatctatgaaaggtaaagggaaatggtcttttcgggtagctttatttagcttcctatagtcaatgcacatcctccatccagtttgggtacgttgtgctacagattctccttttgcgttagtgattacagtgactcctcctttctttggtacgacgtgaacggggctaacccatttactatcggatataggatatattattccagcttctagcagtttttggatttcctttttaaccacatcgctcataataggatttattcgcctttgatgttccctagaggttttactatcgtcttcgagcataatgcggtgcatacacagagaagggcttatacctttcagatctgatatgttgtatcctaaagcggtagggtattttcttaggacattaagtaatttttcagtctcggttcgtcctaagttggcgttcactataactggtcggtttagttcttcgtctagaaattcgtatctaagatcggtaggaagtgtcttcagctctatagcaggtttcttaggtccaggtataggatcaggggttaaagctaagcattcactcaggtggttatcttgatattcctcacgccagttgtcatcttcaaaaattggcggcataggaattcttagggtttcggtttccttatttggttcggattttatttccttgacacactcgtcgattatgtcagcagaacagcatgtgtcaattatagaaggtgcttttaggaatcgggaaaggataaattctattttctcttctcctacttcgaaagtaagttTTCCTCgttttacatctataattgcaccagcggtcgctaaaaatggtcttcctaaaatgatcgggatgttagaatcttcttggatatccataatgatgaagtcagtcgggatgtagaattgacctacacgaacagggatattctctaacattcctacaggatatttaactgaacggtctgctagttgaagagacattcttgttgctttaagctcacctagattgagtttcttacaggttgaaagaggcatcaaactaacactagctcctaaatcgcacaaggctttctctatgatggtttttccaattacgcagggtatagagaaactaccagggtctttcagttttggaggcatgttgttttggatgatagcgctacattcagcggtaagcgttatagtttcgttatcctcgagcttctttttgtttgataagatttcttttaagaacttagcgtacgaaggcatctcagttatggcttctgtgaatggtatggttatgtttaattgcttcagaagttctacaaatcttttaaattgcgcttcggtttttgatttggctaatctttgagggtaaggaattggtggcttataaggtggtggtggaacataaggtttctctttttcgggttccacttcgttattgttctctttagtcttagcagtttgttcgtcggttgttttcttttgggtttcctttggctcttgttgtgacatgggtacgttttgggttctaggatctatgggtccatcgtaattagttccacttcgtagtgttatcgcgttcgcatgtcctttaggattaggttgtggttgagcaggaaacgtgccagcaggggcagcagtaggtgcttgttgttgagctacttgtgagatttgagtttctaacattttgttatgcgtagctaaagcatctactttgttcgatagttgttttagttgctcgctattgtggatgttttgattcaggaagtctttattggtttgttgttgggaagctataaagttctccatcatgatttctaggtttgacttcctaggggtgttttgagcagctacaggcgctttttggtagccaggtggtacagcaggtgcttgtccaggcgcgtacaacgcattgttgttcttataagaaaagttcgggtggtttttccatccagggttgtacgtgttagaataagggtttccttgagcgtaatttacttgatcaggtgggactccagtcaagagttggcattcagcaactacatgcccagtcaatccacaaatctcgcagttaggtgctacagcggcagcggtggctgaaggagtgatggtcaaattctcgatcttttgagttaaagcgtctactttagcgttaacgcggtctataccactaatttcgtacattcctcctttggtttgggctttctctagagcggcgcgttctcctccccattggtaatggttttgtgccatgttctctatgagtttgtatgcttcatcatggggtttgtccattaatgctccgccagcagcggcatctatagtcattttagtgttatataagagaccaccataaaaggtatggatgatcagccatggttcgagtccatgatgagggcatattctaagcatgtccttgtaacgttcccaagcttcgaagagcgattcgttatctttctgggtaaatccgttgatttgacctctaagcatagcagtcttgctaggcggaaagtatcttgctaagaatactctcttcaattcgtcccacgtagatATGGAATttgaaggcagggattgaagccacgctctcgctctatctctcaaggagaaagggaaaaggcgtaattgaatagcttcggaactaacgttgttggctttgatagtgtcggcgtattgcacgaacacggataaatggagattggggtcgtctacagggcttccagagaattgattctgttgaacagcttggaccagtgaaggtttcagttcgaaattgttcgcttcaatcgcaggtggtgcgatacttgaatgcggttcagcgcgcgaaggagcggcatagtctctaagaggacgaatagcagccatctctaacttcggggtgatttgattgatttgatcagtaaaattcaattcctgattaatcggaatttctgctacttcgggaaggttgcgagctcgacgtttaacgttaatgaaacgttcgatctcgttaattcgttgtattaagtctcctccttgtgaacgagtatttggcatacaatcgttcaaaaagaaagggaagaattatcctagtctctacggtgtaatagtgagttacgatatcgacttaaatagtccccggcaacggcgcccaaaaacttgatcgcgactttacgtgtctataaatctgataactgcaagtgcacagtcgtgtcgtgtagttttaaaagatatcgaatccacagggactatgaatcgatctaccgttatctaaggttactatgtaaagctaggagtactaaaatttcgattgttcctaagggaaagtgattgtgagaaaataaagaataataataaaagacaggtatcagtatgtatttcgtttaactaaaggtaatccgaaggttcattggcttttgcataatcaaattaaaaatctttactaattccaattgattaaaaaatcctcgtctcaaactttcgctctgttgattcagaccactatcctaatcctaatgtacgctttcgccatcccattagattttagaagagctttttggaaacaatgtaattaataaaatgcctattttacgaggttgttatctatttaaatctcctaatctcaaactttcgctctgttgactcggaacatgctaatatccctaacgtacgctttcgccatcccgctcgggtgtaaaaacactttttgaaaataaataagttccaattagttttaatacgctttcgccatccttaaaactaatgtcctatgtctactatccagttaaagatctcaaactttcgctctattgattttaacctttgaccgtcctaatccctcaaactttcgctctattggttttaagacttactaattaaactagacatataaaccaaaaataagtgataattaataaaacataaattaagccaatttatttcggatccctacggttaacttactttacataccgacacctttagtattttagccagacatatcaATACGATTAAACACACAtatattggttcggttcataataataggcatattaaatggcatataatatatcatgcagataaataatataaataaggcggtaaataaaaaacctgaattaaaataaatctggattgaattgaatcttgaagtactcgaacttccaccacaggttggctggatcgttcttcggaatttaaatggcagaaaataaaaacaaggaaataaagcgataaatctaacgtaaggctagatctatgaaaagttcacaacaatttccagtgtagaaatcgttgtgagaaaatagacggttaaatgaaaacagaataaggaaaagcagttcgcggtacaatttcggcagcacttcgttggcaggaaatcagacactttggaagtgggatagcaggtcctatttataggaggaggtttgcagttggaatccgtgaattgaggaactttctgcagactgggcgtggagacgtgggtctccgtttcttcaggaagacttgagacgtgcgtctcaagtggagaaaatcttgggcagttggagacgggcgtctcctcttggtgacgtggctgaagagaacgtggagacgtgcgtctccactcgCTTGCAGGTCTGAGCCACGCGCCTTTTGATTcatggtgggctgaatatctcttttgggccttttgggtcctaattgcacccttctttcacttcagcactcccttttcatcttttaggcataaatattggtcatttatgctcaattttctttccttttcgcaaatagtcgaaattgaagtgtaaaacctgaaataaagcaaatacacgcgtaatatcataataaattaacataataaacggaaaatgctataaatatctatggattttaggctaaatatacgatataaaatcgtgttatcacggCACTGCTGTCCTGTTCTGGTACAGCAATTGGTCGGGGCAGCCAGCACTCATGCATCAATTTCCGGAGCTGTTCGTGCTTGCTAAGAACGACGCATTGCCGGTAGCGGATGCTGGCAGATTTGATGATTCTGGGTGGTGCTGGAAGACGGTAGAAGAGCTGTTTCACAGTGGCAGCAACATCGGTTTTTTATGGAAGGAGCTGATCGATCAAATTGTTGGTTTTCGGCCTACGGAAGGGAGACAAGACAGCTTTACATGGGGCTGCAACAGTGAAGGAGTTTTCAAGGTAAATTCTTGCTATGAAAGATTTTATGAAAAGCTTAAAAGTCCCTCTTTAAATTCTTCGTTTCtcaagaaaattggatttctttgGAGGATTAAAGCACCCCCGAAAATCCTTTTTTTCGGATGGAGACTCATTCATAATAGATTGGCAACGAAAGACCAATTATTAAAACGGGGCATCTCTTTGGTAGATGGAGGGATATGTTGTGTTTTTTGTCAATTGGAGGAGGAAAATTTATCTCACTTAATAGAGGCTGTTTTGTCATTTCGAGTATTTGGAGGAAGGTGTTCGAATGGATTGGCCCGGTTGACAATTTATTATTTGAAGAGTTCAAGGAGTTTTTTGATTTCTTTGCGGTTATTTGGCTAGCTACGGTGTGGAACATTTGGTTAAGGCGTAATGCGATTATTTTTAGAAATGAGTCTTTTAGTTTTACCGAATGTATGTCAGGGATAGTCTTATTCTCTTGAAATTGGCTTCAATCGTATTATGTCATTAGGGATAATTGTAATTTTCACATTTGGAATACCCTTCCTCTCAATTATTTTGAGTAGTAGGAGTtttccttttgtattttttggtTTGGAGTATCCATAATACTCCTTTTAAtcccattgcttattaaaaaaaaaataacataagaCTGCATAGTAAGTGGCATGTACAATATAATCCTACGTGGCATTGATTAAATTAAGATAACTTAGGGTTTGTTTCTCATTGATCAAATTAATGACTTCACCAAAGAAGTCATTTTCGTGACTTCACCATAGTATTTTCCATAAAGAAATTGTCCTATTTTTAAACACTTATATCGAAAAATGACATCCAAATAATGGAATGTGAAATATAGTCTTAAATAATAGTATGCCCACATATTTATATTCTTCTATGTAATgtaataaacatatatatatatatatatatatatatatatatatatatatatatatatatatatatatatatatatatatatatatatatatatatatatatatatatatatatatatatatatatatatatatatatatatatatatatatatatatataaaataataccaTAGCCATAAATGTCTTCCTTAGAATGattcaaaaaaaacaaattttagaaaataaagaaaacgtgagtttagaaaaaaaaaaaaaaccctagaaTTCCTCACCACGCATCACTCTCAATTCCTATTAAAATTGAGGAAGAATGCATAACCGGCACGTCAACTTAAGTAAGATCTCATGGTGTTTTGTGTTGAACTTTCGTAACACAGAAATACATATTTTCGTTTATTAGGGTTCACTTTCAACACTGCGTAAGTTCCCATGAATCTTCCGAAAACCAGTCACGTAAATCCAACCGCACTCCGATAACGTCAGTAGTATTCCTCCCTGAAGAACTCACCGTACATATACTATCGTTCCTTCCGGTTAAATCTTTGATGCAATTCAGATGTGTCAGTAAAGCATGGAACACCTTCATCTCCGATCCTGAATTCATCAAATTACATCTTCAACAATCAAAGAAAAACAGAAACCTCACACAAATCCTGTGCATGTCTCTCGGTCCTGATATCCTACGCTTTCCCCTCAATACTTTACTAAACAATCCTTCCATAATCCATTCCACCCAACGTTACTCCCCATCCAACCCCAAATACTGGTACAAATTCATTGGTTCCTGCAACGGATTATTCTGTTTCTCTGTTTTTTCATTGAAGGATCATCAAAGGCAAAAGACCTTGTTTCAGTTATGGAACCCAGCCACCAACACATCATCTATTATATTTAAGAAACACTTGGATTATCTATGGTTTTCCAAGTGTTCATTTGGTTACGATAATTTAACTGATACTTATAAGATTGTGTATTTCCATCCCAATAAGTTGAAATACTTAGCTTCGGCTGTAATGTTAGGAAAATTATTCAACTTCCTAACTTGGTTCCTTTAAATTGTTGGGATCGTGTTCCAACTAAACGCGTCTTTCTCAATGAAGATGTATCTTTGAATGACACTATCATCTTGTTGGCCCGAGATATTGCTCAACAAATTGTGATTATCTCGTTGAATCTGAGTACCGACACATATAGCAAGTTACTTCCCCCTCAAGATTTTGTTGAAGtttcacttcattccccaactcTTCATGTGTTAGAAGACTCTCTCTATTTTAGTCACCATACTCAAGAAACCCATTTTATTATATGGAAGATGTCGGAATTTGGAATTGAAAATTCTTGGACTCAATTTCTTAAAGTAAGTTATCAGGATTTGaatattcctaatcaagataaatATTTTCTAGCCCCTTTGTGCCTTTACGAGAGTGGTGTCGCACTAGTACAAGCAGCAAACAGTGGTCGAACGGAAGTGATTCTCTATAATTGGAGTggaaatagaattaaaaaaactAGAATGGACAAGTTAACTTCGTGGATGTTTAACCAAAATTATGTTGAAAGCTTGGTTCCCACTTAGTTAATCTTCAATTGTTTACTTGATTGAATTTATGTTAAAGTTTTATGTTAGTTTATGTTGTTTTAAATTTCTTGGCATTTCttaataataaattttgtgaGTGTTTTTTTATGATAGCTTAGGTTACCATTTTGTATAATACTTGTTGAGTGTTTTCGTAGTCCTTCCTCATGAAATTTTACAATAAGAATATAAACTAAATCAGGTGCTACTATATGATTTTCCATAAATAGTTCTCCATAATGTATCTAGTAACACTAAATGGATTTTCTAATTTTTGTCCTTCTACCTTTCTGAATTCTACACTCAAATcacatttatttaaaataacttcGCATTCAAATGCCTCGCATAGGATTACAATTCACATTCTTTGAAAGTTGATACGATAAAATAGTTGATCAACTGGGTTGTGCACCATCGATCCATCGGATGAATGTCATAAAAACTTGCCACCATTGAAGCTGGATCTTTTGGGTGCACCATAATGGGTTCCACTCCTACTGCTGTTGCCACCATTGGTGACAAGCAAAAGGACACATCATGGCTAACACATGGTTTCAGCTTTTTTTAGAGACTAAAACTTGAATGCTTCTGCAAATATTACACAGCTTGCACTACAAGAAAATTTGTGATTTGCTACGATGGAAACAATAGCTAATTTGTAGTCAATTTCAATCAAACAGAGTTAGTTGGAGATTTATTGGGGATTGGCTACAATAAACACCGTAGCATAGATTGAGCGGCTAATAATCTTGGCCAAAATTTCCTAGCAAAACTCAAACTAATATATTAAACTTCATAGCTAAACCACAACTAAAGTGTAGCAAAATGTTAGTCTTCATTTATGTTTCCCAACCATACCGCTACAATATTGCCACCAAAATTTCATAGTAAATCTCAAACTAAAATTTatagtttcttttatttaaatttttgtgattatttttaatcaaaactaaTTATTGGGTATGAATAAAGATCAGCATACTGAAAAAATTGGGTATGAAGAAGTAGAAGAAAAGGTTAAAAAAACTACAGCACCTTATCCCTTCCCCAAGAATTAATGGAATGCTTAAAGTAGATATCAAACCGCCCTANNNNNNNNNNNNNNNNNNNNNNNNNNNNNNNNNNNNNNNNNNNNNNNNNNNNNNNNNNNNNNNNNNNNNNNNNNNNNNNNNNNNNNNNNNNNNNNNNNNNCAAGTTTAAAAATTATATCTAAGcacattttaataattaattattattaatgtctcaaaaaattattgtttaaataaaattttaatatgaaaatCGTATAACCATAAGGCACGATCTGTCAGTGTTTATTATTCTGCCCCATAATCTTTGAGTCAATTGTTCTTGAGGATTACTTTTTCTCGAGGAACAAATGGGATTCTTTAGTTTTATG from Vicia villosa cultivar HV-30 ecotype Madison, WI linkage group LG4, Vvil1.0, whole genome shotgun sequence encodes the following:
- the LOC131597170 gene encoding uncharacterized protein LOC131597170 codes for the protein MHQFPELFVLAKNDALPVADAGRFDDSGWCWKTVEELFHSGSNIGFLWKELIDQIVGFRPTEGRQDSFTWGCNSEGVFKDHQRQKTLFQLWNPATNTSSIIFKKHLDYLWKIIQLPNLVPLNCWDRVPTKRVFLNEDVSLNDTIILLARDIAQQIVIISLNLSTDTYSKLLPPQDFVEVSLHSPTLHVLEDSLYFSHHTQETHFIIWKMSEFGIENSWTQFLKVSYQDLNIPNQDKYFLAPLCLYESGVALVQAANSGRTEVILYNWSGNRIKKTRMDKLTSWMFNQNYVESLVPT